AAGATTTTTGGGGCATATCGTTTTCAGAACATCAAGCTTATCAGAAAGGTCATTCCGCAGCGACCGCTCGAAGGCGGCAAAAAGAGACAAGACAACTAAATTGTCAAGCTCCGATAAGGCAATTGCATGAGACTTCGTGAACTCGTCGTAGGGCATGCTTTCAAACATTGTTCTTTTCTGAATACCGGACAGTTGCCGATCAAAAATGCGCCCAGTCACTCTAATGGAGTCCTTAATGAAGAGATAGAATGTATAGATAGAGTCAATTTCCTGCATGCTCAATTGATCCGCTCCAAAAGGGCCAGAAAAATATCTCTTGTAAATTCAGGCTGCTTACCGGTAATGCGGTCGTCTATCCAATGCCAGCCCTCTCTTTTTTGACCATATATTTTAACGGCATTTTCTGCGATCATATTATCACCCACAGACATACCTGTTATCATTTCCGGGCCGCCTTCGGAAAAATATACCAATATTTCCTTGCCGCTCTTTCCAACAAGATCAACACGGCCCTCCGCGCCGATTATTAAAATGCCGACAGGGATAAACTGTGCTAATGTTTCGCCATCTTGCTTTATGATCATTTTTTTTGCAACATAATGACCGATATGCTCTTCCGCAAGCGCGTGATCTTCAAATAGGTGCATACACGGAATATCGGCTTCTTTTAGCCAACGGATGACATCCCCATACAACGATTGAAGCCTTGCATTATAGATGTGAATTTTTTCATGCCCTGATATTTTCATTGATTTATCCTCGTCTTATCATTCGTCAATCATTTCATCAGTATCATAATTTTTTCTGTGCTTGCCTTCCCAATTTGTCAATGTATCTACTTCAGCAACCCTTCAATTTCTTCATCCGAGAAACCAAACTGACGTAATATTCTCAAAACATAAGGCGGTGAAAACTCCTTTTGGCCCATATCAATCGGGGTAACCCTTTTTCTCCCTTC
The Syntrophobacterales bacterium DNA segment above includes these coding regions:
- a CDS encoding type II toxin-antitoxin system HicA family toxin encodes the protein MPKNIPALKVKQLIRLLESRGCSFYREGKGDHKLYVRYVEGRKRVTPIDMGQKEFSPPYVLRILRQFGFSDEEIEGLLK